CGATCGCCACCAGAACGGCAATACCCATAACGGCAGGCGTGTAGATGCGGGCAAAACGGTCAACCCAGCGCTGGGCCGGCGCCTTGCTGCTTTGAGCCTCTTCAACCAGGTGAATCAACCTGCTCAGTGTGTTGTCCTCGGCCAGATGGGTGACTTCAATCGTCAGCGTGCCATTGCCATTCACCGTGCCCGCAAAGACCTGATCGCCAGGAGACTTGTCGACCGGAAGGCTTTCACCGGTGATGGGCGACTGGTTGACAGCCGATTGTCCCGACAATACGACGCCATCCATGGGAAATCGTTCACCGGGACGTACAAAAATTGTCTCGCCGATTGCCAAATCCTCGACCGGAACGGCGAGTTCGTGGGGTTCACACCAGGGACATGGCCCGCCATTGTAAACTTCTCCCGTGGGAAGGGCTTTGCCAAAATGCTCCTCACAGTCGACGCAGGGACGCAGGATGGTTGCCTGTGAGGGAGAGAGGGACACCAGGCTCTGGATCGCCTGTCTTGCCCGACCCATGGTATAACCTTCGAGTAACTCGCCGATGCTGAACAGGAACACCACCATGGCCCCTTCGGGCCATTCCCCGATCGCCGCCGCGCCCAACACAGCTACCGTCATCAAGACGTTGATATCAAATTCGTGGTTGTAGCGAAGGCTGGCATAGGCCTTGCGGGCGATCTTGTAGCCGCCGACGACGATGGCAGCGGCAAAGAATCCGGTTGTGACCACCTCAGGCCATTGCAGCCAAGCGCCAAACCAGCCGATGCCGATAAGCAAGCCACATGAAAGGGTGGCCGAAAGGCGGGCCTGGCTTCGCAGCGTATGCAGCAGCCACTCCACACCCTGGGTTTTGGCGGGGTCGCTCGAATCATCCCCGGTGGCGACAGCATAGCCCATGTCGCGAACGCGCCGCTCGACCTGGCCAGGTTCCAGCACCGCCGGATCGATTACCAGGGTCAATTTCGTACTCACGAAGCTTACATCACAGGCGTCTACGCCTGGAAGTTGGCCGATGCTCTTTTCAAGTTTCAGGGCACAATCGGCGCAATCCATTCCCTCAATGGAATAGCTTAGTTCGTTCTGTCCATCGGAGCCAGGAAGTGCCATTTCCTTAGTTTTCAAGCTCCTTCAGCAGTTCATAGGCGGCTTGCGAGGTTGCCAAATCTGCCGCAGGCCCCTTCATGGCAGCCAGAACTGGTTTACTGATTTCACGGACCCCGGGGTCCGTGTTTTTGCTTAGCGCTACCTGTGCGACTTCTCTCAGATTGACGCCGGTGCCGTGAGCCACCAGGTCACGAAGAACCGGGAGTAGTGCGGCCTTGCCGCAGTAGGCCAGCGCGTTGGCGGCCGCCCAGCGGACACCAAACTCGTCGTCGTGCAGGGTCTGGACCAGAACAGCGATCGTTTCGTCGTCGGTGTAGCCCGCGAGCGCATGAATCGCTGTTTCGTGTTCGATGTCGGTCCTGTCGGAGTCCCGAAGAATCGCAAGCGCTTCCAGTTGGCCAAGGGTATCCATGGTTTCCTCCAGTCTTCCAGGGTTAGAAGAACCTGGGTAAGCCGGCCCAGGCTGATTGCTTGACTCGTGTCTTCCGAATCGATTCCAATCGCACTGCTGCTTCTGCCTTCCACTCTACCGCGAGTCGTCCTGCGAGTCAAGCATTGAGGTTATACTTTGACATCCTCACATCCCGGCGTATACTTCTTGTCTGGATTGCTCCGAGAGCGATTTCCAGAGTACATCCCGTTGAAAGACCGTTTTATGAATGAACTATGGAAAGTGATTGTCCTCGGCATCGTGGAGGGAATCACGGAATTCCTTCCCGTTTCGTCCACAGGCCATCTCATCGTCGTTGCCGATCTGATCGATTTTGAGGGATCCATCGGTGGCACGTTCGAGATATTCATCCAGTTGGGCGCCACCCTGGCTGTCGTCGTCTATTTCTTCCGCGACTTGTTGGATCAGGCAAAACGATTGCCGACCGACAGGACTGTCCAACGCTTCTGGCTCAATATTCTCATTGCCTTTTTACCCGCGGCGATCATCGGTTTCCTTATCCATGATTGGATCAAGGAAGTGTTATTCTCGCCCTTGGTGGTGGCGGTGGCGTTGGTATTGGGTGGCGTCATTCTGATTCTGGTCGACAGGGTTGAACGTGAGGGGGCCATCAGCGATCTCTTTGCTGTTCCACCCAAAAAAGCACTGGCCATCGGCATTGCCCAGGTGGCCGCGCTGATTCCTGGTACCTCACGCTCGGGCGCCACGATCGTGGGGGGGTTGCTCTCCGGTCTTGACAGGAAAACTGCCACCGAGTTTTCGTTTTATCTGGCCATACCGACCCTGGGGGGCGCGACTGTATTCGAACTGCTGACCAGCCTGGATCAGATCGGTCGGGACGATGCACTTAACCTGATCGTCGGCGCGATTGTATCGTTTGTCGTTGCTTTGGTCGTGATTGGTTGGCTGCTGCGCTACGTGCAAACCCACAGTTTTCTATTGTTTGGAATTTACCGGATCATTGCGGGGGCGACGATCCTGGCCTGGTGGCAATGGATTGCCTGAACCTCTTTATGTCGTTGCGACGGCTGGCGGATTCAGTAGTGGTTAGCGGCAAGCGTGCGCCAGGGCCGGCAGGATCGTGGCCGCATCCCCTCGGATTACGACGTCTGCAATGGAGTCGGCGCGGGTGGGTTCTCGATTGATAAGAATGATCTTAGCACCCTGGCGTTTGGCCAGATAGGGAAGATCAGCCGCCGGTTCAACCTCCAGCGAAGATCCGACGGCGATCACCACGTCGCACTCGAGGGCGGCCTGTTGCGCCTTTCTCAGGTTCTCATACTCCAGCGGTTCACCGAACAGGATAACATCTGGTTTCACCAGGCCGTTGCATGCTTCGCAATGGATGATTTGGCCGCGCTCGACGAGGGGCCAGAGGATTTCTGTTGAGACCTGCTGGCGGCATGAGAGGCAGGAGGCTGAACGCAAGTGTCCATGAAGTTCGACGACCTCGCTCGAACCGGCTGCCTGGTGCAAACCGTCGATGTTTTGGGTCACAATCAGGGGCAACAGGCCTTTGTGTTCCCACTCGGCCAGGGCGTGGTGGGCCGGGTTGGGTTGGGCGTGGCGGATCTGTCGAGCCAGGGGGACAAACCATCGATAGAAGGCGGTGGGAGTGTCCTGGAATCCCCAAATGGAGGCTACGATGAACGGGTCAACCTGCTGCCAAAGTCCTGAACTGGGGCTACGGAAATCGGGGATCCCTGAGGGTGTACTGATGCCAGCACCGGTGAGCGCCATCACATGGCTTGCGGAACGAAGTATTCTGGAGGCATTCCTGATTTCTTGCTGGCTCATAGGTTATCGACTACCAGCCGGGTTCTGGGTTCGGCTACTGTACCATACGAGTCACTGGCGGACAAACGGCGAGCACTTGACGTAATTCAGCTTTTTATGTATTATGGTAGGTGATGACGGTGAAGCGCCGTGCCGATGGCCTTCTTCGATCGGGCCCGCTATCCAGTATTCTGCCGATATCGCCGACGCTAAATGTGGTATGATGCACACGAATTCTCGGGCCTAGACATGGAGCCTAGCACCAAATGATATCTGATTGGGCCCGCGGTTTTTTTCGGGGATTTCTTGAGGCGGTAGCCAGGTTTTTTCAGCGCCTGGGGGTTACACCAAACCAGCTAACAATTATCGGCCTCATGCTTCAGGCGGTCGTTGCCGTAGTGATCGCGCTCGGATACCTTCCTTT
The Chloroflexota bacterium DNA segment above includes these coding regions:
- a CDS encoding HEAT repeat domain-containing protein produces the protein MDTLGQLEALAILRDSDRTDIEHETAIHALAGYTDDETIAVLVQTLHDDEFGVRWAAANALAYCGKAALLPVLRDLVAHGTGVNLREVAQVALSKNTDPGVREISKPVLAAMKGPAADLATSQAAYELLKELEN
- a CDS encoding NAD-dependent deacylase, giving the protein MSQQEIRNASRILRSASHVMALTGAGISTPSGIPDFRSPSSGLWQQVDPFIVASIWGFQDTPTAFYRWFVPLARQIRHAQPNPAHHALAEWEHKGLLPLIVTQNIDGLHQAAGSSEVVELHGHLRSASCLSCRQQVSTEILWPLVERGQIIHCEACNGLVKPDVILFGEPLEYENLRKAQQAALECDVVIAVGSSLEVEPAADLPYLAKRQGAKIILINREPTRADSIADVVIRGDAATILPALAHACR
- a CDS encoding undecaprenyl-diphosphate phosphatase yields the protein MNELWKVIVLGIVEGITEFLPVSSTGHLIVVADLIDFEGSIGGTFEIFIQLGATLAVVVYFFRDLLDQAKRLPTDRTVQRFWLNILIAFLPAAIIGFLIHDWIKEVLFSPLVVAVALVLGGVILILVDRVEREGAISDLFAVPPKKALAIGIAQVAALIPGTSRSGATIVGGLLSGLDRKTATEFSFYLAIPTLGGATVFELLTSLDQIGRDDALNLIVGAIVSFVVALVVIGWLLRYVQTHSFLLFGIYRIIAGATILAWWQWIA